A genomic stretch from Oleomonas cavernae includes:
- a CDS encoding fumarylacetoacetate hydrolase family protein, giving the protein MDQSKIEELGLELYTALIGRRTLSPLTDRGLGLTVDDAYAIQTEFVGRRLVGANKIVGKKIGVTSRPVQSMLGVTQPDFGILLADMIVPERGDIPMSAMIQPRAEGEIAFVLKRDLIGPGITNAQVLQATEGVMACLEIVDSRITDWKIKIEDTVADNASCGVFVLGDRLVSPESLDLALAGMVITRNGRIVGTGAGAATLDSPVNAVAWLANTLGAKGIPLKAGEVILSGSLAALIPVVAGDAIGVTIQGIGTCHCNFVA; this is encoded by the coding sequence ATGGACCAGAGCAAGATTGAAGAGCTGGGGCTGGAACTTTACACGGCGCTGATCGGGCGCCGGACCTTGTCGCCGCTGACCGATCGCGGCCTGGGCCTGACGGTCGACGATGCCTACGCCATCCAGACCGAATTCGTCGGCCGCCGCCTGGTCGGGGCGAACAAGATCGTGGGCAAGAAGATCGGCGTCACCTCGCGCCCGGTGCAGTCGATGCTGGGCGTGACCCAGCCCGATTTCGGCATCCTCCTGGCCGACATGATCGTGCCCGAGCGTGGCGACATTCCCATGTCGGCCATGATCCAGCCCCGGGCCGAGGGCGAGATCGCCTTCGTGCTGAAGCGTGACCTGATCGGTCCCGGAATCACCAATGCCCAGGTCCTCCAAGCGACCGAAGGCGTGATGGCCTGCCTGGAGATCGTCGATTCCCGCATCACTGACTGGAAGATCAAGATCGAGGACACGGTGGCCGACAATGCCTCGTGCGGGGTCTTCGTGCTGGGCGACCGCTTGGTCTCGCCCGAAAGTCTCGATCTGGCCCTGGCCGGCATGGTGATCACCAGGAACGGCCGCATCGTCGGCACCGGGGCCGGGGCGGCGACGCTCGATTCGCCGGTCAATGCCGTGGCCTGGCTGGCCAACACCCTGGGCGCCAAGGGCATCCCGCTGAAGGCCGGCGAGGTCATCCTCTCGGGCTCGCTCGCCGCCCTGATCCCGGTCGTGGCCGGGGATGCGATCGGCGTGACGATCCAGGGCATCGGCACCTGCCACTGCAATTTCGTGGCCTGA
- a CDS encoding SDR family NAD(P)-dependent oxidoreductase has protein sequence MSEQDFAGRVALVTGGASGIGFATAQAFVARGGAAVIADINESLAKRRADALGERTIAVVLDVASEPGWVAAIEATKGAFGGLDVVVNAAGVAHTSSVAITDLEDWNRVVGINQTGTFLGCKHGMLAIAETGRGGAIVNISSVQGVHAHAASLVYNTTKAAVRMISKSVALSGALFRPSIRCNTVIPGYVDTPILDPVAEMFGGREALVAGMSRDVPLGRLIEAREIAEAILFLASERAAMITGTEIVVDGGLTVPMHITYAQAM, from the coding sequence ATGAGCGAGCAGGATTTCGCCGGCCGGGTCGCGCTCGTCACCGGCGGGGCCTCCGGCATCGGCTTTGCGACAGCGCAGGCCTTCGTTGCCCGCGGCGGTGCGGCCGTCATCGCCGACATCAACGAATCCCTCGCAAAGCGCCGGGCCGACGCCTTGGGGGAACGGACCATAGCGGTCGTGCTCGACGTGGCGAGCGAGCCCGGCTGGGTCGCCGCGATCGAGGCGACGAAGGGCGCCTTCGGCGGGCTGGACGTGGTGGTGAATGCCGCCGGCGTCGCTCACACCTCCAGCGTCGCCATCACCGATCTCGAAGATTGGAACCGCGTCGTCGGCATCAACCAGACCGGCACCTTCCTCGGCTGCAAGCACGGGATGCTGGCGATCGCCGAGACCGGGCGGGGCGGCGCCATCGTCAACATCTCGTCGGTCCAGGGGGTTCACGCCCACGCGGCCAGCCTGGTCTACAACACGACCAAGGCCGCGGTGCGCATGATCTCCAAGTCCGTGGCCCTGTCGGGGGCCCTGTTCCGGCCGTCCATCCGCTGCAACACGGTCATCCCCGGCTATGTCGACACGCCGATCCTGGACCCGGTGGCGGAAATGTTCGGCGGGCGCGAGGCGCTGGTCGCCGGCATGTCCAGGGACGTGCCCCTGGGCAGGCTGATCGAAGCGCGGGAGATCGCCGAGGCGATCCTGTTCCTGGCCTCGGAGCGGGCCGCCATGATCACGGGCACGGAAATCGTGGTAGACGGCGGCCTGACGGTGCCGATGCACATCACCTATGCCCAGGCGATGTAA
- a CDS encoding WD40/YVTN/BNR-like repeat-containing protein, with protein sequence MAVFVAVVAAYAFYPRSLPEFPATATQADRLRINGLAMAGQRIVAVGESGHILVSDDRAASWRDAKVNGNAEVARVEQTLTQVAFVDDRIALAVGHDGLILRSEDRGDTWAPVRFEKEYSDPLFSICAGQNGQVFVSGSFGRLLVSRDAGKSFEAVPIDLPDGPHLNAVSCSSQDGRMMAAGEMAQAQRSPDGGQTWTPMKIDYNGSLYGVVRLSDARWVIYGMLGHVFRSEDFGATWGEVATGTEASFFGHVLLADGKLVLLGQGGTVMVSADGGATFRIERSGGREAFVAGVELAPGRLLTGGEKGISEITLGRPVAALAGGQ encoded by the coding sequence ATGGCGGTCTTTGTGGCCGTCGTCGCTGCCTATGCCTTCTATCCCCGGTCTCTGCCTGAATTCCCGGCCACCGCGACCCAGGCCGACCGGCTGCGCATCAACGGCCTGGCCATGGCCGGCCAGCGGATCGTCGCCGTCGGCGAAAGCGGCCATATCCTGGTCAGCGACGATCGCGCGGCCAGCTGGCGCGATGCCAAGGTCAACGGCAATGCCGAGGTGGCTCGGGTCGAGCAGACCCTGACCCAGGTCGCCTTCGTCGACGATCGGATCGCCCTGGCGGTCGGCCACGACGGCCTGATCCTGCGCAGCGAGGATCGCGGCGACACCTGGGCGCCGGTGCGCTTCGAGAAGGAATATTCCGATCCGCTGTTTTCGATCTGCGCCGGCCAGAACGGCCAGGTCTTCGTCTCGGGCAGTTTCGGCCGCCTGCTGGTGTCGCGCGATGCCGGCAAGAGCTTCGAGGCCGTGCCGATCGACCTGCCCGACGGGCCGCACCTGAACGCGGTCTCCTGTTCGTCCCAGGACGGGCGCATGATGGCGGCGGGCGAGATGGCGCAGGCCCAGCGCTCGCCGGACGGCGGCCAGACCTGGACGCCGATGAAGATCGACTACAACGGCTCGCTCTACGGCGTGGTGCGCCTGTCGGATGCCCGCTGGGTCATCTACGGCATGCTGGGCCATGTTTTCCGCAGCGAGGATTTCGGCGCCACCTGGGGCGAGGTTGCGACCGGGACCGAGGCATCGTTCTTCGGCCATGTCCTGCTGGCCGACGGCAAGCTGGTCCTGCTGGGCCAGGGCGGCACGGTGATGGTGTCGGCCGACGGCGGGGCCACCTTCCGCATTGAACGTTCGGGCGGGCGCGAGGCCTTCGTGGCCGGTGTCGAACTGGCGCCGGGGCGCCTCCTGACCGGCGGCGAAAAAGGCATTTCCGAGATTACCCTGGGCCGGCCGGTGGCCGCCTTGGCAGGGGGGCAGTAA
- a CDS encoding efflux RND transporter permease subunit: MATTTHSASLSQRLVETCSNLLLRFRVLVVALAIAITGFLGYEARNVQLDPGFIKLIPFDHPFMQAFAKYALIFPGHNRVVLNIHWKGEGDLYNKEFMTAMGNLANEVYFIPHVDRTRVTSIFSPSQRYTKITEEGFVGAPIIPETFNATPAELDQVRRNVGDAGIIGRLVGNDGRDAMIMFEIQENVAGERIQVNYYELAHKLDEMRAKYENQNIEVNVIGFVMIVGSIVDGLLGVMAFFLISFAITGLLLYLYCRSVKLTFLSLAVALLPVIWLGGLLPMVGAGIDPISILVPFLIFSIGVSHAVQMTNAWKQASLAGAEPVEASRQAFQQLFVPGALALITNGLGFLVIMRIQIDIVRELGMTASMGVMLMIATNKLILPVLLSYTSLEKSAKRGAHTVDDGEDVRRSWWMLSRLALRKPAAIAFAIAAVLSVFAAIDARGLKTGDVGQGAPELWPGDRYNVDNGAILSRYDIGTDILTVIVETTGFNEACLDHSVMTAVDRFDLFARGISGVQSVLTVPAIGKMVIAGMNEGNPRWANLPRDSNGLAVGGYGYNPDIGLNTEGCKAMKVDIFLKNHDGALVAHVVEEIQKFIAGDQTPNVAFRMASGNIGVIAATNQAVEEAELEMLLSIFGAISLLCFLTFRSWEAVVCIIVPLTIVSIFCNALMAKLGIGLKVSTLPVIALGVGVGVDYGIYIYERMIHQMRHEGQGVRQAFYEAMKQRGTCALFTAVTMAVGVGTWAFSALKFQADMGLLLSFMFLVNVLGAIFLLPALAAWLLPEKGFAKEKAGAAAADAAIVSGR; the protein is encoded by the coding sequence ATGGCGACCACGACCCACAGCGCATCCCTCTCGCAACGCCTGGTCGAGACCTGTTCGAACCTGCTGCTGCGCTTCCGCGTTCTGGTGGTGGCCCTGGCGATCGCGATCACCGGCTTCCTGGGCTACGAGGCGCGCAACGTCCAGCTCGACCCGGGCTTCATCAAGCTGATCCCGTTCGATCACCCCTTCATGCAGGCCTTCGCCAAATACGCCCTGATCTTCCCCGGCCATAACCGGGTGGTGCTGAACATTCACTGGAAGGGTGAGGGCGATCTCTACAACAAGGAATTCATGACCGCGATGGGCAACCTCGCCAACGAGGTCTACTTCATTCCCCATGTCGATCGCACCCGTGTAACCTCGATCTTCTCGCCCAGCCAGCGCTATACCAAGATCACCGAGGAAGGCTTCGTCGGCGCTCCGATCATCCCCGAGACCTTCAACGCGACGCCGGCCGAACTCGACCAGGTCCGCCGCAACGTGGGCGACGCCGGCATCATCGGCCGCCTGGTCGGCAACGACGGCCGCGACGCCATGATCATGTTCGAGATCCAGGAGAACGTCGCGGGCGAGCGTATCCAGGTCAATTACTACGAGCTGGCGCACAAGCTCGACGAGATGCGCGCCAAGTACGAGAACCAGAACATCGAGGTCAACGTCATCGGCTTCGTCATGATCGTCGGCTCGATCGTCGACGGCCTGCTGGGCGTCATGGCCTTCTTCCTGATCTCGTTCGCGATCACCGGCCTGCTGCTGTACCTCTACTGCCGCTCGGTGAAGCTCACCTTCCTGTCGCTGGCGGTCGCCCTGCTGCCGGTGATCTGGCTGGGCGGCCTGCTGCCCATGGTCGGCGCCGGCATCGATCCGATCTCGATCCTGGTGCCGTTCCTGATCTTCTCGATCGGCGTCAGCCATGCCGTGCAGATGACCAATGCCTGGAAGCAGGCGTCGCTGGCTGGGGCCGAACCGGTCGAGGCCTCGCGCCAGGCCTTCCAGCAACTGTTCGTGCCCGGCGCCCTGGCCCTGATCACCAACGGCCTGGGCTTCCTGGTGATCATGCGCATCCAGATCGACATCGTGCGCGAACTGGGCATGACCGCCTCGATGGGCGTGATGCTGATGATCGCGACCAACAAGCTGATCCTGCCTGTGCTGCTGTCCTATACCAGCCTCGAGAAATCGGCAAAGCGGGGTGCCCACACGGTCGACGACGGCGAAGACGTGCGGCGCTCGTGGTGGATGCTCTCGCGCCTTGCCCTGCGCAAGCCCGCCGCCATCGCCTTCGCCATCGCCGCCGTGCTGTCGGTCTTCGCCGCCATCGATGCCCGCGGCCTGAAGACCGGCGACGTCGGCCAGGGTGCGCCCGAGCTGTGGCCGGGCGACCGCTACAATGTCGACAACGGCGCGATCCTGTCGCGTTACGACATCGGCACCGACATCCTGACCGTGATCGTCGAGACCACGGGCTTCAACGAGGCCTGCCTCGACCATTCGGTGATGACGGCGGTCGATCGCTTCGACCTGTTCGCCCGGGGCATCTCGGGCGTGCAGTCGGTGCTGACCGTGCCGGCCATCGGCAAGATGGTCATCGCCGGCATGAACGAGGGCAACCCGCGCTGGGCCAACCTGCCGCGCGATTCCAATGGGCTCGCGGTCGGCGGCTATGGCTACAATCCCGACATCGGCCTGAACACCGAAGGCTGCAAGGCCATGAAGGTCGATATCTTCCTGAAGAACCACGACGGCGCCCTGGTCGCCCATGTGGTCGAGGAGATCCAGAAGTTCATCGCCGGCGACCAGACGCCCAACGTCGCCTTCCGCATGGCCAGCGGCAATATCGGCGTGATCGCGGCCACCAACCAGGCGGTCGAGGAGGCCGAGCTGGAAATGCTGCTGTCGATCTTCGGCGCGATCTCGCTGCTGTGCTTCCTGACCTTCCGGTCGTGGGAGGCGGTGGTCTGCATCATCGTGCCGCTGACCATCGTCTCGATCTTCTGCAACGCGCTGATGGCCAAGCTCGGCATCGGGCTCAAGGTCTCGACCCTGCCGGTGATCGCGCTCGGCGTGGGCGTGGGCGTCGACTACGGCATCTACATCTACGAGCGGATGATCCACCAGATGCGCCACGAGGGGCAGGGCGTGCGCCAGGCCTTCTACGAGGCCATGAAGCAGCGCGGCACCTGCGCCCTGTTCACCGCCGTCACCATGGCGGTGGGCGTCGGCACCTGGGCTTTCTCGGCGCTGAAGTTCCAGGCCGACATGGGCTTGCTGCTGTCCTTCATGTTCCTGGTGAATGTGCTGGGGGCGATTTTCCTGCTCCCCGCCCTGGCCGCCTGGCTGCTGCCGGAAAAGGGCTTCGCCAAGGAAAAAGCGGGTGCGGCGGCGGCCGATGCGGCCATCGTGTCGGGCCGTTAA
- a CDS encoding DUF1329 domain-containing protein has translation MDRRTFVKGVGAAALVAAAGPRLGWAKATADEIAKLGTSLTPVGAVKEGNADGSIVPWAGKWLGTPDGVSFAGTGKPLVSPYAGDKPLFTITAQNYKQYADKLSAGQQAMFEKYGATFKMNVYPCHRDFRFSDWTHEQYKLNAQNAELTPSGEGVTNVLGGCAFPFPKSGLESIWSSITAPKAFTERGTYDEAVVYPDGNIAWGGQQWDIYAPPFDPNVQRSTGVIESAFLFRSTTKPERERGTITLVREWWDFEKSPTQSYQYIPGTRRVKQVPEVAGDYPLGPGGFHTVDDTRLWTQSPRRYDWELVGKKEFYVPYNNYEVDSPDIKYKDLLGKSHLNPEFVRWELHRVWVLKAKLKPGIRHIYAARTLYVEEDSGQPLMADMYDARQQLYRFALNTVSYDYAAQVFVTRITCYHDLISGAYMADRLTNEVSDKPKFNQGGRKLSDYTAEELKRKGV, from the coding sequence ATGGATCGCAGGACTTTCGTCAAGGGTGTCGGTGCCGCCGCGCTCGTCGCCGCCGCCGGCCCCCGCCTTGGCTGGGCCAAGGCGACAGCCGACGAGATCGCCAAGCTCGGCACGTCGCTGACCCCGGTCGGCGCCGTCAAGGAAGGCAATGCCGACGGTTCCATCGTGCCCTGGGCCGGCAAGTGGCTGGGCACGCCGGACGGCGTTTCCTTCGCCGGCACGGGCAAGCCGCTGGTCAGCCCCTATGCCGGCGACAAGCCCCTGTTCACCATCACCGCGCAGAACTACAAGCAGTATGCCGACAAGCTGTCGGCCGGCCAGCAGGCGATGTTCGAGAAATACGGGGCGACGTTCAAGATGAACGTCTACCCGTGCCATCGCGATTTCCGCTTCTCGGACTGGACGCACGAACAGTACAAGCTGAACGCCCAGAACGCGGAACTCACCCCCAGCGGCGAGGGGGTGACCAACGTGTTGGGCGGCTGCGCCTTCCCGTTCCCCAAGTCGGGCCTGGAGTCGATCTGGTCCTCGATCACGGCGCCCAAGGCTTTCACCGAGCGCGGCACCTATGACGAGGCGGTGGTCTACCCCGACGGCAACATCGCCTGGGGCGGCCAGCAGTGGGACATCTATGCGCCGCCTTTCGACCCGAATGTGCAGCGCTCCACCGGGGTCATCGAATCCGCCTTCCTGTTCCGCTCGACCACCAAGCCCGAACGCGAGCGCGGCACCATTACCCTGGTACGCGAATGGTGGGACTTCGAGAAGAGCCCCACCCAGTCCTATCAGTACATCCCGGGCACCCGCCGGGTGAAGCAGGTGCCGGAAGTGGCCGGCGACTATCCGCTCGGGCCGGGCGGCTTCCACACCGTGGACGACACCCGCCTTTGGACCCAGTCGCCCCGGCGCTATGACTGGGAACTGGTGGGCAAGAAGGAATTCTATGTCCCCTACAACAACTACGAGGTCGACAGCCCGGATATCAAGTACAAGGACCTGCTGGGCAAGTCGCACCTCAACCCGGAATTCGTGCGCTGGGAACTGCACCGCGTCTGGGTGCTGAAGGCCAAGCTGAAACCCGGCATCCGCCACATCTATGCCGCCCGCACCCTCTATGTCGAGGAGGATTCGGGCCAGCCCCTGATGGCCGACATGTACGACGCGCGTCAGCAGCTCTACCGCTTTGCGCTCAACACCGTGTCCTACGACTATGCGGCGCAGGTCTTCGTCACCCGCATCACCTGCTATCACGACCTGATCTCGGGCGCCTACATGGCCGACCGCCTCACCAACGAGGTGTCGGACAAACCCAAGTTCAACCAGGGCGGCCGCAAGCTCTCCGATTACACGGCCGAGGAGCTGAAGCGCAAGGGCGTTTAA
- a CDS encoding alpha/beta fold hydrolase, translating to MSEKTAIPVGKYLELEAGRKLHYHEAGTRSAAKPTILFLHGSGPGASGYSNFKGNMPAVAGAGFHALVPDYLGYGLSSKPEDLEYSTDLHVAAIKALLDSLGITKVVPVGNSLGGAIALQFTLTYPDMVPKLVLMAPGGLQEPQEYAFTMAGVLRMMQFISTRPYELDGFKDLLAHLVHDPRHVTDEAVAERWPVALEQPMGVYATMKVGVYADRLGEIKCPVLAFWGSHDKFLPVAHAQILLERVPQAKVIISNQCGHWVMIEDRDYFNSEILAFLARDVA from the coding sequence GTGAGCGAGAAGACGGCGATACCGGTCGGCAAGTACCTGGAACTCGAGGCGGGGCGCAAGCTGCACTACCACGAGGCCGGCACGCGCAGCGCGGCCAAGCCGACCATCCTCTTCCTGCATGGCTCAGGCCCCGGTGCGAGCGGTTACTCCAATTTCAAGGGCAACATGCCCGCGGTGGCCGGCGCCGGCTTCCATGCCCTGGTGCCCGACTACCTGGGCTACGGCCTGTCGTCCAAGCCCGAGGACCTGGAATATTCGACCGACCTGCATGTCGCCGCCATCAAGGCGCTGCTCGACAGCCTCGGCATCACCAAGGTCGTGCCGGTGGGCAATTCGCTGGGCGGCGCAATCGCCCTGCAGTTCACCCTGACCTATCCCGACATGGTGCCCAAGCTGGTGCTGATGGCGCCGGGCGGCCTGCAGGAACCCCAGGAATACGCCTTCACCATGGCCGGCGTGCTGCGGATGATGCAGTTCATCTCGACCCGGCCCTACGAGCTCGACGGCTTCAAGGATCTCCTCGCCCATCTCGTGCATGACCCGCGCCACGTTACCGACGAGGCGGTCGCCGAGCGCTGGCCGGTGGCGTTGGAGCAGCCCATGGGCGTCTACGCCACCATGAAGGTCGGCGTCTATGCCGATCGCCTGGGCGAGATCAAGTGCCCGGTGCTGGCCTTTTGGGGCAGCCACGACAAGTTCCTGCCGGTGGCCCATGCCCAGATCCTGCTGGAGCGTGTCCCGCAGGCCAAGGTGATCATCTCCAACCAGTGCGGCCACTGGGTGATGATCGAGGACCGTGACTACTTCAACAGTGAGATCCTGGCGTTCCTGGCCAGGGATGTGGCTTAA
- a CDS encoding DUF1302 domain-containing protein: MASKGYRLGDRRLRQSVSQVALRASVIAGVLAGTTSALSEVYDFDSGAQLSVNVTTTYQAGIRAEDASPRSFSPDTDAAYIVLVPQVPFLQPYYQSTNTPRSYNFDDPNRNFEKGDFFTNGFSALAEANFKYEDYGFKLSGNGYYDFVYHMANSNEVDYPDGINKRGGAADHFPGQTRYANGGRFRLLDAFAYGTFDVFDTSLSVRVGNQVVAWGESLFFGNISLSQAVVDTTRANTPGAEVKDILLPIPQASVNWGLTDRLSVVAYYQPDWDYNQLDGVGSYFSRADLIGPGSEFAYGSTNPFPDIIGHYANACTLSASIPECTQLGLPAQVSQILSDIISNNLAGIGDPATGRFDINYMGEKKPNNTGQFGVGFTYAVTDGLNTGFYFLKYHEKNPLPVFDISHVQTDPTRASTVGSALIQACGVLGICGNLEQQIADGADAVVAVMAPLYLPYNYVAKYFEDVKLYGASASTSIGPINFGFDFAYRQDAPMLVDGNISGITAPQPVLGDVIQANLNGLYVGGASDFWDSITVVFEVSYNRVIDHETLYLYDVNGQPLKDGQGNNINKFDELTNDTSSWGYQGIVELGYTDIFPGGWDMSVPIIFGQAIGTPAYNGSLGALTGNGDVRLASGVKFRYLNNLELSVMYSAFLGSYHRTERPLADRDYVVATVKYTF, from the coding sequence ATGGCAAGCAAGGGGTATCGCTTAGGCGACAGGCGGTTGCGGCAATCGGTGAGCCAGGTCGCGCTGCGCGCCAGCGTCATCGCCGGCGTCCTGGCCGGCACCACCTCGGCCCTGTCGGAGGTCTATGATTTCGACAGCGGCGCGCAACTGTCGGTCAATGTGACCACGACCTACCAGGCCGGTATCCGGGCCGAGGATGCGAGCCCGCGCTCGTTCTCGCCCGACACCGATGCGGCCTATATCGTCCTGGTGCCGCAAGTGCCGTTCCTCCAGCCCTACTATCAGTCGACCAACACGCCGCGCAGTTACAATTTCGACGATCCCAACCGGAACTTCGAGAAGGGCGACTTCTTCACCAACGGCTTCAGCGCCCTGGCCGAGGCGAACTTCAAATACGAAGACTACGGCTTCAAGCTGAGCGGCAACGGCTACTACGATTTCGTCTATCACATGGCGAACTCGAACGAGGTCGACTATCCCGACGGCATCAACAAGAGGGGCGGCGCCGCCGATCATTTCCCCGGCCAGACGCGTTATGCCAACGGCGGCCGCTTCCGCCTGCTCGACGCCTTCGCCTATGGCACCTTCGACGTCTTCGATACCTCGCTCAGCGTTCGCGTCGGCAACCAGGTGGTGGCCTGGGGCGAAAGCCTGTTCTTCGGCAATATCTCGCTGTCCCAGGCGGTGGTGGATACCACGAGGGCCAATACCCCGGGTGCCGAGGTGAAGGACATCCTCCTGCCCATACCCCAGGCGTCGGTCAACTGGGGCTTGACCGACCGGCTCAGCGTGGTCGCCTATTATCAGCCCGACTGGGATTACAACCAGCTCGACGGGGTGGGGAGCTATTTCAGCCGCGCCGACCTGATCGGGCCGGGGTCGGAATTCGCCTATGGCTCGACCAATCCCTTCCCCGACATCATCGGCCACTACGCCAATGCCTGCACGCTCAGCGCCTCGATCCCGGAGTGTACCCAACTCGGCCTGCCGGCGCAGGTCTCGCAGATCCTGTCCGATATCATCAGCAACAATCTGGCCGGCATCGGCGATCCCGCGACCGGCCGTTTCGACATCAACTACATGGGCGAGAAGAAGCCCAACAACACGGGGCAGTTCGGCGTCGGCTTCACTTATGCGGTGACCGACGGCCTCAACACCGGCTTCTACTTCCTGAAATATCACGAGAAGAATCCGCTGCCGGTCTTTGATATCTCCCATGTCCAGACCGATCCGACGCGGGCGAGCACGGTCGGCAGCGCTCTCATCCAGGCCTGCGGTGTGCTGGGCATCTGCGGCAACCTGGAACAGCAGATAGCCGATGGCGCCGACGCCGTGGTCGCTGTCATGGCGCCCCTTTATCTGCCCTACAACTACGTCGCCAAATATTTCGAGGACGTAAAGCTCTATGGCGCCAGCGCCTCGACCTCGATCGGGCCGATCAATTTCGGCTTCGACTTCGCCTATCGCCAGGATGCCCCCATGCTGGTCGACGGCAATATTTCCGGCATTACCGCGCCCCAGCCGGTACTGGGCGACGTGATCCAGGCCAATCTCAACGGCCTCTACGTCGGCGGCGCCTCGGATTTCTGGGATTCGATCACCGTGGTCTTCGAGGTCAGCTACAACCGGGTGATCGACCACGAGACGCTCTATCTCTACGACGTCAACGGTCAGCCCCTGAAGGACGGCCAGGGCAACAACATCAACAAGTTCGACGAGCTGACCAACGACACCAGTTCCTGGGGCTATCAGGGCATCGTCGAGCTCGGCTATACCGACATCTTCCCGGGCGGCTGGGACATGTCGGTTCCCATCATCTTCGGCCAGGCGATCGGTACGCCGGCCTACAACGGCTCGCTGGGCGCCTTGACCGGCAACGGCGATGTGCGCCTCGCCAGCGGAGTCAAGTTCCGCTACCTGAACAATCTGGAACTGTCGGTCATGTACAGCGCCTTTCTCGGTTCCTATCACCGCACCGAGCGGCCCCTGGCCGACCGCGACTATGTCGTCGCCACCGTCAAATACACGTTCTGA